One Poecilia reticulata strain Guanapo linkage group LG19, Guppy_female_1.0+MT, whole genome shotgun sequence genomic window carries:
- the tbcc gene encoding tubulin-specific chaperone C — MDATLKTSEENGFYDRNAAAKLHERIEKRQQVLAEDVERRKEARQSQSVAEEKSEYFVSSFNAERAGIXELLSGCSGADRPTVTQKLEEATAKMTQLQKFLNDSMIFLSQYQIRVAQGALQKLQASLNETREEALPKKKFAFRSRTKAAEKVSDSPPPPSSETVSLGVTKVDEATISEQTGFSNISNESLTKTSDEIQNRDVLLTHLTNCKVRLYGSPSTLHLKHIAACEVLCGPVATSVFVDHCSNSVLGFPCQQLRTHNTTDTKVYLHVTSRAIIEDCXGVSFAPFCWSYPTLDQDFAASGLDQDRNNWSQVDDFNWLAAGTPSPNWTVIPEADRKTSWDP, encoded by the coding sequence ATGGATGCGACTCTGAAAACAAGTGAAGAAAATGGGTTTTATGACCGAAATGCAGCCGCCAAACTACATGAGCGAATTGAGAAACGTCAGCAGGTGTTGGCAGAAGACGTTGAACGAAGAAAAGAGGCGAGACAGAGCCAGTCGGTGGCTGAGGAGAAGAGTGAATATTTTGTGAGCTCTTTCAATGCGGAGCGAGCCGGTATCCRGGAGCTTCTTTCCGGCTGTTCTGGAGCTGACCGACCCACTGTGACCCAGAAACTGGARGAGGCCACGGCCAAGATGACGCAGCtacagaaatttctgaacgacaGCATGATATTTCTGAGCCAGTACCAAATAAGAGTAGCTCAGGGTGCTCTGCAAAAGCTCCAGGCATCTCTGAATGAGACCAGAGAGGAGGCCTTGCCCAAGAAAAAGTTCGCATTTAGATCGAGAACCAAAGCTGCGGAGAAGGTCTCtgattctcctcctcctccttcatctGAGACTGTGAGTTTAGGTGTCACCAAGGTGGATGAAGCTACAATCTCAGAGCAGACTGGCTTCTCCAACATAAGCAACGAGTCTCTGACAAAGACGTCAGACGAGATCCAAAACAGAGATGTGCTGCTGACTCACCTGACCAACTGCAAGGTTCGTCTGTATGGTTCTCCCAGCACCCTGCACCTGAAACACATCGCAGCCTGTGAGGTTCTCTGTGGACCTGTAGCTACCTCTGTGTTCGTGGACCACTGCAGCAACAGTGTCCTAGGCTTCCCCTGCCAGCAGCTGAGGACCCACAACACCACTGACACCAAGGTGTACTTGCACGTCACCAGCCGGGCCATCATCGAGGACTGCCRGGGGGTGAGCTTCGCCCCRTTCTGCTGGTCTTACCCCACCCTGGACCAGGACTTTGCTGCGTCTGGCCTGGACCAGGACMGAAACAACTGGAGCCAGGTGGACGACTTCAACTGGCTGGCTGCTGGGACACCGTCCCCAAACTGGACTGTTATTCcagaagcagacagaaaaaccTCCTGGGACCCTTAA